The Prevotella fusca JCM 17724 genome includes a window with the following:
- a CDS encoding TonB-dependent receptor family protein, which yields MHYTMKMLPLLLALTTASGYAQTPQDTLSQPKSVLTDSVHKLTEVVVRSNQMLGSKFEARNRTGSAYYISPAEILKFGYTDINRMLKSVPGVNVYEEDGYGLRPNISLRGTKAERSERISLMEDGVLAAPAPYAAPAAYYFPNAARMYAIEVLKGSSQVQYGPFTTGGAINMVSTPIPSKFTARLNTSYGSYNTLKSYVSIGNGFKHTGFLVEYLRYQSDGFRKDEPNERTGFKRNDLIAKFLVRTNKDEGVNHLLELKFGFANETSDETYLGLSEGDFAQRPYFRYAGAQKDNLKTRHTQWVATYLIESGNKLKITTNLYYNYFFRNWYKLNEVRAGITKAERRSISDVLADPETNRDYFDIVTGKKNYIGEALMLRANNRVYHSRGVQSKAEYRTMLWGGYLTAEVGLRYHADSEDRFQHDDAYAMQDGRMSLFLAGQPGSQSNRITTAHAFSGYWMGKWSKGIVTFNVGMRYEDVELLNRNYTTADPRRTGMVRIETPNHARAVLPGMGFNVKLLPVLSLFGGIHKGFAPPSATLNQKAESSVNVESGLRLTTQKLRCEAIAFANNYSNMLGSDLAAQGGQGTLEQFNVGKAMVNGLEFLCSYHPIPRHLGFQLPVQLSYTYTNTKMKNDFVSSAWGSVVYGDEIPYIYKHAFNAQIGLEHKWLEANFGARYNSDMRTAPGHGRIAEREKIPAHLILDASVKGHISKKITLTINAINLTNKKYLVSRHPSGLRAGHPFGIYGGLQVKL from the coding sequence ATGCATTATACAATGAAGATGCTGCCTCTGCTCCTTGCACTGACAACTGCCAGCGGGTATGCCCAGACACCACAAGACACATTGTCGCAGCCGAAGAGTGTACTGACTGATTCGGTTCACAAGCTGACGGAGGTGGTAGTACGTTCAAATCAGATGTTAGGAAGTAAGTTTGAGGCTCGTAACCGTACGGGGTCGGCTTATTATATATCTCCGGCGGAGATTTTGAAGTTTGGTTATACTGATATTAACCGTATGCTGAAGAGCGTTCCCGGTGTGAATGTTTATGAAGAAGACGGTTACGGTTTGCGTCCGAATATCAGTTTGCGCGGTACGAAGGCTGAGCGAAGCGAGCGTATCTCACTGATGGAAGACGGTGTGCTGGCTGCTCCTGCACCTTATGCAGCACCAGCAGCCTATTACTTTCCGAATGCAGCACGTATGTATGCCATTGAAGTGCTGAAGGGAAGTAGTCAGGTTCAGTATGGTCCGTTTACCACGGGTGGTGCCATTAATATGGTATCTACGCCTATCCCTTCAAAGTTTACGGCCCGTCTAAATACCTCTTACGGCAGCTATAACACGCTGAAGTCGTATGTAAGTATCGGTAATGGTTTTAAGCACACAGGCTTTCTGGTAGAGTACCTGCGTTATCAGTCGGACGGATTCCGCAAGGATGAGCCGAACGAGCGCACGGGTTTCAAGCGCAACGACCTTATAGCGAAGTTCCTGGTGCGAACAAACAAAGATGAAGGCGTAAATCATCTGCTTGAACTGAAGTTCGGTTTTGCCAATGAAACATCTGATGAAACCTATCTGGGACTCTCAGAGGGCGATTTTGCCCAGCGTCCTTACTTCCGTTATGCAGGTGCACAGAAAGATAATCTCAAGACCCGACATACGCAGTGGGTGGCAACCTATCTGATTGAATCGGGCAACAAGCTGAAGATAACGACCAATCTATATTATAATTATTTCTTCCGTAACTGGTACAAACTCAATGAAGTGCGGGCAGGTATCACTAAGGCTGAACGTCGTTCTATATCCGATGTGCTGGCAGACCCAGAGACCAACCGGGATTACTTCGACATAGTTACAGGTAAGAAGAATTATATCGGTGAGGCACTGATGCTGCGTGCCAACAACCGTGTGTACCATTCACGTGGTGTACAGTCGAAAGCTGAATATCGTACGATGCTGTGGGGTGGTTATCTGACAGCTGAGGTCGGACTGCGCTATCACGCCGACAGTGAAGACCGTTTCCAACACGATGATGCCTACGCAATGCAGGACGGTAGGATGAGTCTGTTCCTTGCAGGACAGCCCGGTAGTCAGTCGAACCGTATTACCACCGCTCACGCCTTCTCGGGCTACTGGATGGGGAAGTGGTCGAAAGGCATTGTGACGTTTAATGTCGGTATGCGCTATGAGGATGTGGAACTGTTGAACCGCAATTATACTACAGCTGACCCTCGCCGCACAGGTATGGTGCGCATCGAAACACCTAACCACGCACGTGCCGTTCTTCCCGGTATGGGCTTCAATGTCAAGTTGCTGCCTGTCCTCTCGCTCTTTGGTGGTATCCACAAGGGCTTTGCTCCGCCCAGTGCCACGCTCAATCAGAAAGCTGAAAGCAGTGTGAATGTTGAGTCGGGATTACGTCTGACAACCCAGAAGCTGCGCTGCGAGGCAATAGCCTTCGCCAACAACTATTCAAACATGTTAGGAAGCGACCTTGCCGCACAAGGTGGTCAGGGTACGCTTGAGCAGTTCAATGTAGGTAAGGCTATGGTGAATGGTTTGGAATTCTTGTGCTCTTATCATCCTATACCACGCCACCTGGGCTTCCAGTTGCCTGTCCAGCTGTCTTACACCTATACCAATACCAAGATGAAGAACGACTTTGTCAGTTCGGCTTGGGGCTCGGTGGTCTATGGCGACGAGATACCTTATATATATAAGCATGCCTTCAACGCACAGATAGGACTGGAGCATAAATGGCTGGAGGCAAACTTCGGTGCCCGCTACAACAGCGACATGCGCACCGCACCGGGGCACGGACGCATCGCAGAGCGTGAAAAGATTCCTGCTCATCTCATCTTGGATGCTTCTGTGAAGGGACATATTAGCAAGAAGATAACACTTACAATTAATGCCATCAACCTGACCAACAAGAAGTATCTTGTGTCACGGCATCCGTCAGGACTGCGTGCCGGTCATCCTTTTGGAATCTATGGCGGATTGCAAGTGAAGCTGTAA